In Macrobrachium nipponense isolate FS-2020 chromosome 13, ASM1510439v2, whole genome shotgun sequence, the DNA window AGTTTCTAATAATCACTCTGGTGCAATTCTAAATCAAGATAGTTCTATCTAATTCTGGTTGCAATTCTAAATCAAACAGGGTTCTATTTCCATTCTGGGCAATTCTAAATTCAAATTAGTTGTATCTAATTCTGGTGAAAATGCAACTTTTGGTGCAAATCTATCACAGTATTCTACTCTTCTGGTGCAAATTCTTAAATCAAATAGTTGTATCTAAATCGCCAAATCTAAATCAAACAGTTCTATCTCATTCTGGTGCAATCTAAATAAAAAACAGTTCTATCTCATTCTGTGCAATTCTAAATCAAATAGTTCATATCATTCTGGATGCAATTCTTTAAATCCAAATAGGTTTCTAATATCATTCTGGTGGGCAAATTCTAAATTCAAATAGTTCAAATCTCAAATTTTGAGTGCAATTTTACATCAAATAGTTCTATCTCCTTCTGGGTGCAATTTTAAATTCAAATAGTTCCTATCTCATTCTTTGGTGCAATTGTTTTAAATCAAACAGTTCTCATTCATTATGGTGCAATCTTTTAAATCAAACTAGTTCTATCTCAATTCTGGATTGCAATTCTAAATCAAATAGTTATTCCATATCCTATTTCTGGTGCAATTCAAATTTCAAAAGTTCAAATCATCGGTTGCAATTCTAAACAAATAGTTCTATTCGCATTTCGGTGCAATTCTAAAATTCAAATAGTTCATTCATATATGGTACAATTCTAAATTCAAAATAGGTTCTATCTCATTCTGGCAATTTAAATAAATAGTCTAAATCTCAAATTCTGGAACATTCTAAATTCAAATAGTTCTATTCCATTCTGGTTGCATTTAAATTCATTAAGTCTAAATCTCATTCTGGTTGCAATTTTAAAATCAAATAGTTCTATCTTCATGTTTTACCTAATGGTTGCAATTTTAAATGCAAAGAGGTTCTATCTCATTCGTGGTGCAATTCTTTTAAATTCAAATAGTTCTATCTTCATTTCTGGTGGCCAATTTAAATCAAATCGTTTCTATAAATCAAATTATGGTGCAATTTTAAATTCAAATAGTTCTATATCATTCTTTGGTgcaattttaaatcaaattttaaaGTTCTAAATCTCATTTGGTGcaattttaaattcaaatattcaTCTCATTTGGTGCAATTCTTTTAAATCAAATAGTTCTATCTCATTCTGGTGCAATTCTTTTTAAATCAAAAATAGTTCTATACTCATTACTGGGCAATTCTAAATCAAATAGTTCTAATCTTCATTCTGGTGCTAATCTTTTAAACTCAAAAGAGGTTCTATCTCATTCTTGGCGGGCATTCTAAATCAAAATAGTTCTTTATCAAATTTAGGGCAAATTCTAAATCAAACAGTTCTAATCTCATTCTGGTGCCAATTCTTTTAAATCAAATAGTTCTAATCAAAATCGTTCTATCATTCTGGTGCAATTTTCCAATTCGAAATAGTTCTATCTCATTATGGTTGCAATTTTAAATCGGGAATCAATTCTATAAATCATAATGGTGCAAATTGTCAATCCAACATAGTTCTATCTCAATTTCTGGTACAATTTAAAGCAAATTGTTCTAAATCTCAAATTTGGTGCAGCAATTCTAAATCAAAGAGGTCTTTCCATTCTGGTCAATTCTAAATCAAATCAGTTTCTATCTCATTCTGGTGCTAATTCTAAATCAAATAAAAGTTCTATCTCATTTCTGGTGATTCTAAATCAAATAGTTCTAATATCATTTCTGGTGCAATTCATAAATCAAACAGTTCTATTTCTCATTCTGGTGCAATTCTAAATTAAATAAGGTTCTAATCAAATAGTTCGTTAATTCATTATGGAAATGCAATTTTAAATTCGAATAGTTCGATCTCATTCTGGGCAATTTAAATCGGAATAGTTCTATCCATTCTGGTGCAAAATTTTCAATCAAATAGTTCTATCTCATTCAGGTACAATTTTAAATTCAAATGTTCTATCTCATTCTGGTCAATTCTAAATCAAAGAGGTCTTTCTCATTCTGGTGATACAAGTCTTAAAGCAAATAGTATCTATGCTTACATTCTGGGCCAATCTAAATCTAAATAGTTTAATCTCATCTGGTTTGCAATTCTAAATTCAAATAGTTCTATCTCCTTCTTTGGTGCAATTCTAAATCAAATAAGTTCTATAAATCAATTCTGGTGCAATCTAAAGCAAATAGTTCTATCTCCATTCTTTGGTGCAATTCTAAATCAACAAACAGTTCTATCTCCATTCTTGGTGGATTCTAAATCAAACAGTTCTAAGATCAAATTCTGGTTGCAAATTCGAAATCAAACAGTTCTATCTTCATTTGGTTGCAATTCTAAGTCCAAACAGGTTTCTATCCGTCATTTCTGGTGCAATTTAAATTCAAACAGTTCTTCTTTCCCATTCTGGTGTCATTTAAATCAAACAGTTCTTTAAATATCACTCTGGTGCAATACTAAATCAAACAGGTCATCTCATTCTGGTGCAATTCTTAAACAAAATCTATCTCATCTGGTGCAATCTAAATCAAATAGTTCTATCTCATGTGGGCAATTCTAAATCAAACATTCTATCTCATTCGTGTAAATTCTAAATCAAAAACAGTTTCTATCTCATTTCTGGTGCAATACTAAATCAAATAGTTCTATCATTCATTCTGGTGTAATTCTAAATCAAACAGTTCTATCGCATTCTGGTAACTCACAAATTCTAAATCAAATAGTTCTATCTCATTCTGGTGTAATTCTAAATCAAACAGTTCTATCTCATTCTGGTGCAATTCTAAATCAAACAGTTCTATCTCATTCTGGTGCAATTCTAAATCAAATAGTTCTATCTCATTCTGGTGCAATACTAAATCAAATAGTTCTATCACATTCTGGTGCAATTCTAAATCAAATAGTTCTATCTCATTCTGGTGCAATACTAAATCAAATAGTTCTATCTCATTCTGGTGTGCAATTCTAAGCAACAGTCTGTCTCATTCTGGTGCCATTCTAAATTCAAATAGTTCTATCTCCTCTGGTGCAATTCTAAAGCAAATAGTTCGATCTCATTTCTGGTGCCAATCAAATCAAACAAGTCTATCTCTTCTTGGTGCAATCTAATCAAAACAGTTCATATTCCATTTATGGTGGCAATTCTAAATCCAAACAGGTTCTATTCTCAATTCTGCGTGCAATTCTAAAATCAAACAAAGTTCTATCTCCTTCTGCGTGCAATTCTAAATGTAAAAATAGTTCTATATCATTTCTGGTGGGGCAATTCTAAATATCAAACAGTTCTAATCTCATTCTGGTGCAAATCTAAATCAAACAGGTTCTATTCTCATCTGTGCAATTCTAAAACAAACAGAGGTTCCATATCTTCTGGGCCAATTCTAAATCAAACAGTTTAAATCTCATTCTGGtgcaattcaaattcaaatagttCTAGCTCCATTCTGGTGCAATTCTAAATCAATAGTTCTATTCCATCTGGTTGCAAATTATAAATCCAAATAGTTCTATCTCATTCTAGGTGCAATTCTAAATcaaatattttattccaattctgGTTGCAATTCTAAATCAAATAGTTCTACCTCATTCTGGTGCAATACTAAATCAAACAGTTCTATCTCATTCTGGTGCAATTCTAAATCAAATAGCTCTTTCTCATTCTGGTGCAATTCTAAATCAAATAGTTCTATCTCATTCTGGTGCAATTCTAAATCAAAACAGTTTCTATCTTCATTCTGGTGCAATTCTAAATCAAATAGTTCTATCTCATTCTGGTGCAATTCTAAATCAAACAGTTCTATCTCATTCTGGTGCAATTCTAAATCAAACAGTTCTATCTCATTCTGGTGCAATTCTAAATCAAACAGTTCTATCTCATTCTGGTGCAAATTCTTAATCAATAGTTTCTATCTCATTCTGGTGCAATTCTAAATCAAATAGTTCTATCTCATTCTGGTGCAATTCTAAATCAAATAGTTCTATCTCATTCTGGTGCAATTCTAAATCAAATAGTTCTATCTCATTCTGGTGCAATTCTAAATCAATAGTTCTATCTCATTCTGGTGCTTTTTATTCTTAAATCAAAATAGGTTTCTTTCTCATTCTGGTGCAATTCTAAATCAAATAGTTCTATCTCTTCTGGTGCTATTCTAAATCAAATAGTTCATATCATTCTGGTGCAATTCTAAATCAATAGTTCTATATCAATCTGGGTGCAATTCTAAATCAAATAGTTCATCTCATTCTGGTGCAATTCTAATCAAATGTTCTATATCATTCTGGTGCAATTCTAAATCAAATAGTTCTATATCAATCTGGTGCAATTCTCATCAAAATAGTTCTATCTCATTCTGGGGCAATTCTAAATCAAACAGTTCTATCTCATTCTGGTGCAATTCTAAATCAAATAGTTCTATCTCATTCTGGTGCAATTCTAAATCAAATAGTTCTATCTCATTCTGGTGCAATTCTAAATCAAACAGTTCTATCTCATTCTGGTACAATTCTAAATCAAATAGTTCTATCTCATTCTGGTGCAATTCTAAATCAAATAGTTCTATCTCATTCTGGTGCAATTCTAAATCAAATAGTTCTATCTCATTCTGGTGCTATTCTTAATCAAACAGTTCTATCTCGTTCTGGTGCAATTCTAAATCAAATAGTTCTATCTCATTCTGGTGCAATTCTAAATCAAATAGTTCTTTTTCATTCTGGTGCAATTCTAAATCAAATAGTTCTATCTCATTCTGGGGTGCAATtctaaatcaaaatatttctatCTCATTCTGGTGGCAATTCTTAATCAAACAGTTCTATCTCATTCTGGTGCAATTCTAAATCAAATAGTTCTTTTTCATTCTGGTGCAATTCTAAATCAAATAGTTCTATCTCATTCTGGTGCAATTCTAAATCAAATAGTTCTATCTCATTCTGGTGCAATTCTAAATCAAATAGTTCTATCTCATTCTGGTGCAATTCTAAATCAAATAGTTCTATCTCATTCTGGTACAATTCTAAATCAAATAGTTCTATCTCATTCTGGTGCAATTCTAAATCAAATAGTTCTATCTCATTCTGGTGCAATTCTAAATCAAATAGTTCTATCTCATTCTGTGCATTCTAAATCAAatagtttctttttcattctggTGCAATTCTAAATCAAATAGTTCTATCTCATTCTGGTGCAATTCTAAATCAAATAGTTCTATCTCATTCTGGTGCAATTCTAAATCAAATAGTTCTATCTCATTCTGGTGCAATTCTAAATCAAAACAGTTCTACTCATTCTGGTGCATTCTAAATCAATAGTTCTATCTCATTCTGGTGCAATTCTAAATCAAATAGTTCTATCTCATTCTGGTGCTATTCTAAATCAAATAGTTCTATCTCATTCTGGTGCAATTCTAAATCAAATAGTTCTATATCATTCTGGTGCAATTCTAAATCAAATAGTTCTATATCATTCTGGTGCAATTCTAAATCAAACAGTTCTATCTCATTCTGGTGCAATTCTAAATCAAATAGTTCTAATCAAATAGTTCTATCTCATTCTGGTGCAATTTTAAATCAAATAGTTCTATCTCATTCTGGTGCAATTTTAAATCAAATAGTTCTATCTCATTCTGGTGCAATTTTAAATCAAATAGTTCTATCTCATTCTGGTAcaattttaaatcaaattgttcTATCTCATTCTGGTGCAATTCTAAATCAAAGAGTTCTTTCTCATTCTGGTGCAATTCTAAATCAAATAGTTCTATCTCATTCTGGTGCAATTCTAAATCAAATAGTTCTATCTCATTCTGGTGCAATTCTAAATCAAATAGTTCTATATCACTCTGGTGCAATTCTAAATCAAATAGTTCTATCTCATTCTGGTGCAATTCTAAATCAAATAGTTCTATCTCATTCTGGTGCAATTCTAAATCAAATAGTTCTATCTCATTCTGGTGCAATTCTAAATCAAACAGTTCTATATCATTCTGGTGCAATTCTAAATCAAACAGTTCTATCTCATTCTGGTGCAATTCTAAATCAAACAGTTCTATCTCATTCTGGTGCAATTCTAAATCAAACAGTTCTATCTCATTCTGGTGTAATTCTAAATCAGACGTTCTATATCTCATTCTGGTGCAATACTAAATCAAACGTTCTATCTCATTCTGTGCAATACACTAAATCAATAGTTTCGATCTCATTCTGGTGCAATTCTAAATCAAACAGTTCTATCTCTTCTGGTGCAATACTAAATCAAATAGTTCTATCTCTTCCTGGTGCAATTCTAAATCAACATGTTCTATCTCATTCTGGTGCGAATACTCAATCGCAATAGTTCTGTCTCATTCTGGTGCAATCTAAATCAAACCAGTTCTATCTCATTTGGTGCAAATTCTAAATCAAATAGTTCGTATTCATTCTGGTGCAATTCTACATCAAATAGTTCCGATCTCATTGGTGCAATTCTAAATCAAACAGTTCTATCTCATTCTGGTGCAATCTAAATCAAATAGTTTCTATCTCATTCTGGTGCAATTTCTAAATCAAACAGTTCTATCTCATTCTGGTGAATTCTAAACAAATAGTTCTATCTAAACATTCTGAATTCTAAATAAACAGTTCTATCTCATCTGGTGCAAGATTATAAAGGTAGTTTCTCCTCATTCTGGTGCAAACTAAATCAAACAGTTCTATCTCATTTTCTGCAATTCTAAATCAAACAGTTTTCTATCTCATTCTGGTGCAATTCTAAAATCAGTTCTACTCATTTTGGTGCAAATTCTAAATCAAATATTCTATTCATTCTGGTGCAAAATAGTCTAAGTCAAATAGTTCAATCTCATTCTGGTGCAACAAATTCTAAATCAAATAGTTCTATCTCATTTTGATGCAATCTAAATCAAATAGTTCTATCTCATCTGGTGCAATACTAAATCAAACAGTTCTATCTCATTTCTGGTGCCAACTTCCTAAATCAAATAGTTTTTCTATCTCATTCTGCGGCTGCAATACTAAATCAAATAGTTCGTATCTGCATTCTGGTGGGCCAATTCTAAATCAAAAAAACAGTTCTGTTCTCATTCTGGTGCAATTCTAAATCAAATAGTTCTATCTCATTTCTGGTGCAATTCTAAATAGAAACAAGGTTCTAATCTCATTACATGGTGCAATTCTAAACAAACAAAAGTTCTAATCTCATTTTGGTGCAATTCTACATCAAATAGTTCTATCTCATTCTGGTGCAATATAAACAGTTCTATCTCCATTTGGGCAATTCTAAATCAAATATTCTATCGCATTCTGGTGCAATTCTACATCAAATAGTTCTATCTCATATGGTGCAATTCTAAATCAACTAGTTATATCTATTCTGTGCAATACTAAAATCAAATAGTGCTATCTCATTCTGGTGCAATTCTAAATCAAAACAGTTCGTTCATTCTGTGCAATTCTAGATCAAATAGTCTATCTCATTCTGTGCAATTCTAAATCAAAATAGTTCTATCTCATTCTGGTGCCATTCTAAATCAAACAGTCTAGCTCATTCTGGTGCAATTCTAAATCAAACAGTTCTATATCATTCTGGTGCAATTCTAAATCAAACAGTTCTATCTCATTCTGGTTGCAATTCTAAATCAAACAGTTCTATCTCATTCTGGGTGCAATTCTAAATCAAATAGTTCTATTCATTTCTGTGAATTCTAAATCAAACAGTTTCTATCACTCTGTGCAATACTAAATCAAACAGTTCTATCTCATTCTGGTGTAATTCAAACAGTTCTATCTCATCTGGTGCAATTCTAATCAAATAGTTCTATCTCATTCTGTGCAATTCTAAATCAAAACAGTTCTATCTCATTTTTGGTTGCAATTCTAAATCAAATAGTCTATCTCATTCTGGTGCAATACTAAATCAAAATAGTTCTATCTCATTCTGGTGCAATTCTAAATCAAAATAGTTCTATCTCATTTTGATGCAATTCTAAAACAAATAGTTCTATCAATTCAAATGATGCAATTCTATAAATCAAATAGTTCTATCTCATGGTGCAATTTTAAATCAAGTAGTTCTATCATTCTGGTCAATTTTATCAAGTATCCTATCTCTTTCGGTGCAATTCTAAATCAAATAACTCTATTTTACAGAATTATGTTAGGATAACAAAACTGAGATACAAAAATGATGAGTTGAATTAATCAGACAGTTTTAGATTGAAATACATCACTACAGAGAGGAGGTTGGGAGAATTGAGAACAACACAGACTACACACAGGTAGCTGAGAACAATAAAAGAGTACACAGAGAAGGAATcactgctggaaaaaaaaatacacgaccGGTGTTACACGGCTGCTTCAAAGGGGAACAGAGGGACAGAGACCTCGaaacagagaggaaggaaaaagcaATTGTACAGCggaagaagcaaggaggaaccCTGAAAAATCAATGCAAGTATCTAGGGAATGGAAAGGTTAAGGTCACTGACCAGAAGCATGAAATTAATTGGTCAAGAAATAAGGGATAACAACGTGACTTAGGATGACCTTGGTTACTGCAATACTACACTTGCTTTCCAGACCAATAACAGGTCGCCTTTACATGGGCCATGTTGTTAGAGGTAAGTTACACATAGAATGAAATACAAAGTCATTTTAACACTTAACAGGTTAAATCATATGCAGATCCAAATATACTCAATAATTTAAAAGAAATCTCGAGCTTGTAAGgcaaaagtaaaatatatgaaactGTTCAACTTttcaaagacgagagagagagagagagagagagagagagagagagagagaggagagagagagagagagagagagagagagagagagagttaaaaatgaCTTGATAGGTTATATCATAGGCAGGTCCAAATATACTcgataaatttaaatgaaatctcGAGCTTAGAAGGCatatgaataatacaaaaaactttttcaacgtttgagagagagagagagagagagagagagagagagagagagagagagagaatgtacagaTTTCAAAGCGACTCGTGGGGCTCCAATTGTAATGAATGGAAACCAGAACTAACGGGATAAATGACGAAGTCTTTAAACACCCGAAGGCTCCGATCTCAAGGGGCGTCTACTAAAGAGACAGTTCTGAATGaatagaccttgaaaaggtacGGTAAATtacgtgatttatttttttatatatatatatatgccacaaaaATTCTAGGACATCCCTAATACCCTCTGAAAACTTTAGACGTCAtaaataggtctctctctctctctctctcataatgaagtgtctatatatatatatatatatatatatatatatatatatatatatatagatatatatatatatatatattataatcacttaagcacgtgattcatttatcacacgtatccacaggtgaaaaataagagagacgGGGTAaagtaggtcctgaccggtttcgacctTATTTCCAAAGCCACTGgacgaatataatatatatatatattaataataattatatttttttttaattaaaaatacattaataatataataatatatataatatcttacaagtgtgtaatgttagtgaaatcacatatcatgtcttgcttggagacaggctgtaagggcagcttgcttgagtgaaggaatttggtacgtcAGCGTTTAACCTAGAGATCGCTTGTCTTGTagtcaagtatgtacattcgtttgtacggatgttacaggcctaatagtccaaggcacttgcgaaagccacattccttttggtgagatcaaagaggtcaggtggtacatgtcaggtgtcgggagagaaagcccccatcgtaaaggtatgacatattttgtaagacttagaaaaccgttacctttgaaagagagagaagtgtgaaataccttcttttacgtaaatactttgaaaagagtgatgtgtgaagtgtatctcttatccattgttatctttattacagatgggttatattccatggtactagagacgggaatctctaacctgactaatataatgaacttattgacattttgggtctgggagtgaattcttagtcaggagggtagaatgttaactttctagttttctttatgggcagatttgggtttcttgtcattatgacttgttaatcattttgttctattttatattcaactgctttgggtaataaatagtatatttttatacttacgagatcttaatagcctaacgacatggttgcagacagatggcaccattgacaacaggtaagggtttccagtgTGTGTagctttaataaaagggggggtaagatatatattCAATTCTACCAGGTTAACAAATTTACAGATAAATCGTTATTTCAGtacaacaatacatacatacatacatatatatatatatatata includes these proteins:
- the LOC135225353 gene encoding leucine-rich repeat-containing protein 15-like, translated to MRYRTSDLELHQNEIELFDLELHQNEIELFDLELHQNEIELFDLELHQNDIELFDLELHQNEIELFDLELHQNEIELFDLELHQNEIELFDLELHQSDIELFDLELHQNEIELFDLELHQNEIELFDLELHQNEKELFDLELHQNEIEQFDLKLYQNEIELFDLKLHQNEIELFDLKLHQNEIELFDLKLHQNEIELFD